A genomic segment from Phragmites australis chromosome 6, lpPhrAust1.1, whole genome shotgun sequence encodes:
- the LOC133923214 gene encoding uncharacterized protein LOC133923214: MGQKNKGGAKGGGDVAALPTPSVKFNPKDMTDPFELLDMCVAALHDKLASPATREAAMASLVGALEGVVPLDETTDGRCLVIFAIRGASIKKAGTSSAPAATREARLAYRAVDLLAFTLRKGGATEIMDESFPMLSRALQVQASQNEEPMLIAAFDCLAAVTFAGALGTEEAERPLKAIWGVIFPEDFYSSLFSSSSSSLRSPKISTKTSPLVVAATVSAWTFLVTTVTDSQRKADRAAWNATIASLASLLEADDRAVRMATGEALAVCVELNLTQHLPRKDMEALQARVSDLAAEAGGKGAVKTLLPEQKDLFRQIAAFMERGERPKKSVRTSSDRRESIKVSTWAKLVQLNFLSRFLGNGFLSHIKGNKLFKESFTIGADDRKMLSIAKKKVESKTRQKSMKMNREMAWETKNIFLLPQGRAPDSTKPEQMLQLGWH; the protein is encoded by the exons ATGGGTCAAAAGAACAAGGGAGGCGCCAAGGGCGGTGGCGATGTGGCGGCCCTGCCGACGCCGTCCGTCAAATTCAACCCCAAGGACATGACGGACCCGTTCGAGCTCCTGGACATGTGCGTGGCCGCGCTCCACGACAAGCTCGCCTCCCCCGCCACGCGCGAGGCGGCCATGGCGTCGCTCGTCGGCGCACTCGAGGGGGTCGTTCCACTCGACGAGACTACCGACGGCAGGTGCCTCGTCATCTTCGCCATCCGCGGCGCCTCCATCAAGAAGGCCGGCACTTCCTCCGCCCCTGCGGCCACCAGGGAGGCCCGCCTCGCGTACCGCGCTGTCGACCTCCTCGCGTTCACGCTCCGCAAAGGCGGCGCCACGGAGATCATGGACGAGTCGTTCCCGATGCTCTCCCGGGCGCTCCAGGTCCAGGCGTCACAGAACGAAGAGCCAATGCTGATCGCCGCGTTCGACTGCCTCGCCGCCGTCACCTTCGCAGGCGCGCTGGGCACGGAGGAGGCGGAGCGGCCGCTCAAGGCCATCTGGGGCGTGATATTCCcagaggacttttaca gttctctattctcaagctcaagctcaagcttaaGATCTCCCAAGATCTCGACGAAGACGAGCCCGCTGGTGGTGGCCGCGACCGTGTCCGCGTGGACGTTCCTTGTCACCACCGTCACGGACTCGCAGCGGAAGGCGGACCGCGCCGCCTGGAACGCCACCATCGCGTCCCTGGCCAGTCTCCTTGAGGCCGACGACCGCGCCGTCCGGATGGCCACCGGCGAGGCGCTCGCCGTGTGCGTCGAGCTCAACCTCACGCAGCACCTCCCGCGCAAGGACATGGAGGCGCTGCAGGCCAGGGTATCCGACCTCGCCGCGGAGGCCGGCGGCAAGGGCGCGGTCAAGACGCTGCTCCCCGAGCAGAAGGACCTCTTCCGGCAGATCGCCGCCTTCATGGAGCGCGGCGAGCGGCCCAAGAAGTCGGTGCGGACGTCGTCGGACCGCCGTGAGTCGATCAAGGTGTCAACGTGGGCGAAGCTTGTGCAGCTCAACTTCCTGAGCAGGTTCCTCGGCAACGGCTTCCTCAGCCACATCAAGGGCAACAAGCTATTCAAGGAGTCCTTCACCATCGGCGCTGACGATCGCAAGATGCTGTCCATAGCCAAGAAGAAGGTAGAGAGCAAGACGAGGCAGAAGAGTATGAAGATGAACCGTGAGATGGCGTGGGAGACGAAGAACATTTTCCTCCTCCCGCAAGGAAGAGCTCCGGACAGCACCAAACCGGAGCAGATGCTGCAGCTTGGTTGGCACTga
- the LOC133922399 gene encoding tetraspanin-2-like: MAVSNNITACVTLMALICAVPVIASGVWFASAQGEECARLARWPVAILGGLLLLAALAGFVGAYWNRRRLLAFYLFAMAALIVLLIVLLVFAFAVTRGSGGYPVLGRAYDDYHLDGFSMWLRGYVSDDPGRWEKIKACLAVSDTCKKLARQGSFVTADQFYMSHLSPLQSGCCKPPSVCGFSYVSPTVWTNPARPAADPDCGLWSNDPGQLCYECESCKAGLLGALRDQWHKANIALVVATVSLVVLYLVGCSAYKNAQAEAIFRQYKW; encoded by the exons ATGGCTGTGAGCAACAACATCACGGCATGCGTGACGCTGATGGCGCTGATCTGCGCGGTGCCCGTCATCGCGTCGGGGGTCTGGTTCGCGTCGGCGCAGGGGGAGGAGTGCGCGCGCCTGGCTCGCTGGCCCGTCGCCATCCTGGGCGGGCTCCTCCTCCTGGCAGCCCTCGCCGGGTTCGTCGGCGCCTACTGGAACCGCCGCAGGCTCCTCGCGTTCTACCTCTTCGCCATGGCGGCGCTCATCGTGCTCCTCATCGTGCTGCTCGTCTTCGCCTTCGCCGTCACGCGCGGGTCGGGGGGCTACCCGGTGCTGGGCCGCGCATACGACGACTACCACCTCGACGGGTTCTCCATGTGGCTGCGCGGGTACGTCTCCGACGACCCCGGCAGGTGGGAGAAGATCAAGGCGTGCCTCGCCGTCTCCGACACCTGCAAGAAGCTCGCGCGGCAGGGCTCGTTCGTCACTGCCGACCAGTTCTACATGTCCCACCTCTCGCCGCTCCAG TCGGGTTGCTGCAAGCCGCCGTCGGTGTGCGGGTTCAGCTACGTGAGCCCGACGGTGTGGACGAACCcggcgcggccggcggcggACCCGGACTGCGGGCTGTGGAGCAACGACCCCGGGCAGCTGTGCTACGAGTGCGAGTCCTGCAAAGCCGGCCTCCTCGGCGCGCTGCGCGACCAGTGGCACAAGGCCAACATCGCGCTCGTCGTCGCCACCGTCTCGCTCGTCGTCCTCTACCTCGTCGGATGCAGCGCCTACAAGAACGCGCAGGCCGAGGCCATCTTCCGACAGTACAAGTGGTGA
- the LOC133922401 gene encoding beta-galactosidase 4, with protein sequence MAAALPFLVAGGGRILLAAFLAASLLASANAAVSYDHRSLVINGRRRILISGSIHYPRSTPEMWPGLIQKAKDGGLDVIQTYVFWNGHEPVQGQYYFADRYDLVRFVKLVKQAGLYVHLRIGPYVCAEWNFGGFPVWLKYVPGISFRTDNGPFKAAMQKFVEKIVSMMKSEGLFEWQGGPIIMAQVENEFGPMESVGGSGAKPYAYWAAKMAVGTNTGVPWVMCKQDDAPDPVINTCNGFYCDYFTPNKNYKPAMWTEAWTGWFTKFGGAVPHRPVEDMAFAVARFIQKGGSFVNYYMYHGGTNFGRTAGGPFIATSYDYDAPIDEFGLFRQPKWGHLRDLHRAIKQAEAVLVSGNPTIQKLGNYEKAYVYKSKNGACAAFLSNYHMNSAVKVKFNGRHYDLPAWSISILPDCKTAVFNTATVKEPTLLPKMNPVVRFAWQSYSEDTNSLDDSAFTKDGLVEQLSMTWDKSDYLWYTTYVNIGGNEQFLKSGQWPQLTVYSAGHSMQVFVNGKSYGSVYGGYDNPKLTFDGHVKMWQGSNKISILSSAVGLPNVGNHFESWNVGVLGPVTLSGLNDGKRDLSHQKWTYQVGLKGESLGLHTVTGSSAVEWAGPGGKQPLTWHKAFFNAPAGSDPVALDMGSMGKGQIWVNGHHAGRYWSYKAYSGSCGRCSYAGTYHEDRCMSNCGDLSQRWYHVPRSWLKPSGNLLVVLEEYGGDLSGVSLATRTT encoded by the exons ATGGCCGCGGCGCTGCCTTTTCttgtcgccggcggcggccgcatCCTTCTGGCCGCGTTCCTGGCGGCCTCCCTCTTGGCCTCGGCCAATGCGGCCGTCTCCTACGACCACCGCTCCCTCGTCATCAacggccgccgccgcatccTCATCTCCGGCTCCATTCACTACCCCAGGAGCACGCCCGAG ATGTGGCCGGGGCTGATCCAGAAGGCCAAGGACGGCGGCCTGGACGTCATCCAGACCTACGTGTTCTGGAACGGCCACGAGCCGGTGCAGGGACAGTACTACTTCGCCGACCGCTACGACCTCGTCCGCTTCGTCAAGCTGGTGAAGCAGGCCGGCCTCTACGTCCACCTCCGCATCGGACCCTACGTCTGCGCTGAGTGGAACTTCGG TGGATTTCCTGTTTGGCTCAAGTATGTGCCCGGCATCAGCTTCAGGACGGACAATGGCCCGTTCAAG GCTGCAATGCAGAAGTTTGTTGAGAAGATCGTGTCGATGATGAAGTCCGAGGGGCTGTTCGAGTGGCAGGGCGGCCCAATCATCATGGCTCAG GTGGAGAACGAGTTCGGGCCGATGGAGTCTGTCGGGGGCAGCGGCGCCAAGCCGTATGCGTACTGGGCTGCCAAGATGGCCGTGGGGACCAACACCGGCGTGCCGTGGGTGATGTGCAAGCAAGACGACGCCCCAGACCCCGTG ATTAACACTTGCAATGGCTTCTACTGCGATTACTTCACCCCGAACAAGAATTACAAGCCAGCAATGTGGACTGAGGCTTGGACTGGATG GTTTACGAAGTTCGGAGGCGCTGTGCCTCACCGGCCGGTGGAGGACATGGCCTTCGCCGTGGCGAGGTTCATTCAGAAGGGTGGCTCCTTCGTGAACTACTACATG TACCATGGAGGAACAAACTTCGGCCGCACGGCCGGTGGTCCCTTCATCGCAACCAGCTACGATTATGATGCCCCCATCGATGAATTCG GTCTATTTAGACAGCCGAAATGGGGTCACCTGAGGGACCTGCACAGGGCCATCAAGCAGGCCGAGGCAGTGCTGGTTTCTGGCAATCCGACAATCCAGAAACTTGGAAACTACGAGAAG GCATACGTCTACAAGTCGAAGAATGGAGCCTGTGCTGCGTTCCTGTCGAACTACCACATGAATTCTGCCGTGAAAGTCAAGTTCAATGGGCGTCACTATGACCTCCCTGCATGGTCCATTAGCATTCTACCGGACTGCAAAACTGCGGTCTTCAACACCGCAACG GTGAAGGAGCCAACTCTGCTGCCAAAGATGAATCCGGTGGTTCGGTTCGCTTGGCAGTCCTACAGCGAGGACACAAACTCGCTGGACGACAGCGCATTCACAAAGGATGGCCTGGTTGAGCAGCTCAGCATGACATGGGACAAGTCGGACTATCTGTGGTACACCACCTA TGTCAACATTGGTGGCAATGAGCAATTCTTGAAGTCTGGCCAGTGGCCTCAGCTCACTGTCTACTCCGCTGGGCACTCGATGCAGGTGTTTGTCAATGGGAAATCATACG GATCTGTTTATGGCGGCTACGACAACCCGAAACTAACATTCGATGGACATGTGAAGATGTGGCAGGGCAGCAACAAGATCTCCATCCTAAGTTCAGCAGTTGGCCTTCCT AACGTCGGCAACCATTTTGAGTCATGGAACGTCGGCGTCCTTGGACCGGTGACACTCTCCGGCCTGAATGACGGGAAGAGGGACCTCAGCCATCAGAAATGGACATATCAG GTCGGCCTGAAAGGCGAGTCGCTCGGCCTCCACACCGTTACCGGGAGCTCTGCCGTCGAATGGGCCGGTCCTGGCGGCAAGCAGCCACTGACTTGGCACAAG GCCTTCTTCAACGCGCCGGCGGGGAGCGACCCGGTGGCACTGGACATGGGCAGCATGGGCAAAGGCCAGATCTGGGTGAACGGCCACCACGCCGGCCGTTACTGGTCGTACAAGGCCTACTCCGGCAGCTGCGGCCGGTGCAGCTACGCCGGGACGTACCACGAGGACCGGTGCATGTCCAACTGCGGCGACCTGTCCCAGAGATG GTACCACGTGCCGCGGTCGTGGCTGAAGCCGAGCGGGAACCTGCTGGTGGTGCTGGAGGAGTACGGCGGCGACCTCTCCGGCGTCTCCCTGGCGACAAGGACGACATGA